A single region of the Raphanus sativus cultivar WK10039 chromosome 1, ASM80110v3, whole genome shotgun sequence genome encodes:
- the LOC130497630 gene encoding uncharacterized protein LOC130497630, whose amino-acid sequence MSLVVDDLINPIDRFWNMDLLNEYFHQDDVKTIRGLEVSRTQRPDMYGWMFTESGKYSVKSEKETVNHILFECPSTLQTWALSRIPSLLGIFRSSSVFTSLDYLFWRLPKENKNGNPHEVLRRAEVEGTLSADAQLLLQKNQGQFQTEINWQYMEDTRICFVDGGWREQDIYTGQGWYCRKMDSEDVMMGTMNLRRSLSPLHAECEALIWAMKCMKNLQFSDVVFATDCSQLVKMVFSPDEWSAFATHM is encoded by the exons ATGTCTCTTGTGGTGGACGATCTCATCAATCCGATCGACCGTTTTTGGAATATGGATTTGCTTAATGAGTATTTCCATCAAGACGATGTGAAGACTATTCGAGGTTTGGAAGTTAGCAGGACACAAAGGCCAGATATGTATGGATGGATGTTTACAGAATCTGGGAAATATTCGGTTAAATCAG AGAAGGAAACCGTAAACCATATTCTCTTTGAATGCCCTTCAACGTTGCAAACGTGGGCTTTATCTCGGATCCCTTCTCTTCTTGGAATTTTCCGATCATCATCGGTTTTCACTAGTCTAGATTACCTTTTTTGGAGATTGCCAAAGGAG AATAAAAATGGGAACCCTCATGAAGTCCTGCGTCGAGCGGAAGTTGAAGGCACACTTTCGGCGGACGCGCAACTATTATTACAGAAAAATCAGGGACAATTCCAGACAGAGATTAACTGGCAGTATATGGAGGATACCAGAATCTGCTTTGTCGATGGAGGTTGGAGGGAGCAAGATATTTACACAGGACAGGGTTGGTATTGCCGGAAAATGGATTCTGAGGATGTTATGATGGGGACAATGAATCTTCGAAGAAGCCTATCACCTTTACATGCGGAATGTGAAGCCTTGATTTGGGCGATGAAGTGCATGAAGAATCTGCAATTCTCAGACGTAGtatttgcaacggattgttctcaactggtgaagatggtgttTTCACCTGACGAATGGTCAGCTTTTGCTACACATATGTAA
- the LOC130510474 gene encoding probable indole-3-pyruvate monooxygenase YUCCA10, producing the protein METVVVIVGAGPAGLATSVCLNKHSIPNVILEKEDIYASLWKKRSYDRLKLHLAKSFCQLPFMPHGPEVPTFMPKNLFIDYLDAYVTRFKINPRYNRTVKLSTFNMSNNTWRVEAENTTTGETEVYWSKFVVVATGENGDQYIPAVEGITTFPGEIVHSSIYKSGHNFSGKNVLVVGGGNSGMEISYDLNNHDANTAVLIRTPRHVLTKEETYLGMWLLKYLPVKVVDILVMMMAKTRLFMYGDPSKYGLLRPKQGPFATKFLTGRTPVIDVGAVQEIREGKIQVINGGIGSIEGKTLTFENGLKQDFDAIVFATGYKSSVCNWLKNYEYVMKDDGFPKNPMPKHWKGENNVYCAGFSKKGIAGAAQDAMSVAQDIKSILETDRY; encoded by the exons ATGGAGACTGTAGTGGTGATTGTGGGAGCTGGACCAGCCGGTTTAGCAACATCAGTTTGTCTAAACAAACACTCAATCCCAAACGTGATCCTCGAGAAAGAAGATATATATGCATCACTTTGGAAGAAACGATCCTACGACCGTCTCAAACTCCACTTAGCCAAAAGCTTTTGTCAGCTACCTTTCATGCCGCATGGTCCCGAAGTTCCAACCTTCATGCCCAAAAATCTTTTCATTGACTACCTTGACGCTTACGTAACCCGTTTCAAGATAAATCCTAGATACAACCGAACTGTGAAGTTGTCAACGTTCAATATGTCCAACAACACGTGGAGGGTAGAGGCGGAAAACACAACGACCGGGGAAACCGAGGTGTACTGGTCGAAGTTTGTTGTGGTTGCGACCGGAGAAAACGGAGACCAATACATCCCGGCGGTGGAAGGGATTACTACTTTCCCCGGTGAAATTGTGCACTCTAGTATTTACAAGTCGGGTCATAACTTTAGCGGTAAAAACGTTCTTGTAGTAGGAGGGGGAAACTCGGGTATGGAGATTAGCTATGATCTTAATAACCACGATGCTAATACAGCCGTTCTCATTAGAACTCCA AGACATGTACTCACCAAAGAAGAGACATATTTAGGGATGTGGTTGTTGAAGTATTTACCGGTGAAAGTGGTTGACATATTGGTAATGATGATGGCTAAAACAAGATTATTTATGTATGGAGATCCCTCCAAGTATGGGCTCCTCAGACCAAAACAAGGTCCTTTTGCAACCAAATTCCTCACCGGCAGAACTCCAGTCATTGATGTGGGAGCTGTCCAAGAGATTCGCGAAGGCAAGATTCAG GTTATTAATGGTGGCATAGGGAGCATCGAAGGCAAGACCTTGACGTTTGAAAATGGTCTGAAGCAAGATTTTGATGCCATTGTGTTTGCAACTGGTTACAAAAGCTCTGTATGCAACTGGTTAAAG AATTATGAGTACGTGATGAAGGATGATGGTTTCCCTAAAAACCCAATGCCAAAGCATTGGAAGGGAGAGAACAATGTTTATTGTGCTGGATTTTCAAAGAAAGGAATTGCTGGAGCTGCTCAAGATGCTATGTCTGTTGCTCAAGACATCAAATCAATCTTGGAAACTGacagatattaa